The sequence below is a genomic window from Cedecea neteri.
TATGACCGTCCCGTTCGGCGGCTACAAGCAGAGCGGCAACGGCCGCGATAAATCCCTGCACGCCCTTGAGAAATTTAGCGAACTGAAAACCATCTGGATTGCCCTGGAGCCTTCATCATGACTGAACATACCACCAGCTATTACGCGGCCAGCGCCAACCAATATGAGCCGTTTCCGCAGTTGAACGAGTCCGTGGCCTGCGACGTGTGCGTGGTTGGCGGCGGCTACACCGGCCTTTCGTCTGCACTTCACCTGTCCGAAATGGGCTATGACGTGGTGCTCTTAGAGTCCGCGCGCATCGGCTTTGGCGCCAGCGGGCGCAACGGCGGGCAACTGGTGAACTCCTACAGTCGCGACATCGACGTGATTGAGCGCCGCTATGGCCCGGAAGCGGCCAAAATGCTCGGCAGTATGATGTTTGAAGGCGGGGAAATTATTCGCGAGCGCATCAAGCGCTACCAGATTGACTGCGACTATCGCCCCGGCGGCCTGTTTGTGGCGATGAACCACAAACAGCTGGAAACCCTCGAAGAGCAAAAGGCTAACTGGGAACGCTACGGCAACACCCAGCTTGAACTGCTGGACGCCAGCGAACTGAAGCGCGAGGTAAACAGCGACCGCTACGTCGGCGCCCTGCTCGATCACAGCGGCGGCCATATTCACCCGCTCAACCTGGCCATTGGCGAGGCTAATGCAATTCGCCTGAACGGCGGGCGCATCTTCGAGCAGTCTCCGGTGACCCACATTGAACACGCCAGCCCGGCGATTGTCAGCACGGAGAAAGGTAAGGTGACGGCGAAGTACGTGATCGTCGCCGGGAACGCTTACCTCGGCAATAAACTCGAACCTGAACTGGCGAAGCGCAGCATGCCTTGCGGCACACAGGTGCTGACCACAGAGCCGCTAGGGGAAGAACTTACCCGCTCGCTGATCCCGAGAAATTACTGCGTGGAGGATTGTAACTACCTGCTGGATTACTACCGCCTGACGGCCGATAACCGCCTGCTGTATGGCGGCGGCGTGGTCTACGGCGCGCGTGACCCGGCGGATATTGAACGCCTGGTGATGCCCAACCTGCTGAAAACCTTCCCGCAGCTGAAAGGCGTGAAGATTGACTACAGCTGGACAGGGAACTTCCTGCTGACGCTCTCTCGCCTGCCGCAGGTGGGCCGTCTGGATAAAAATATTTACTATAGCCAGGGCTGTAGCGGGCACGGCGTGACCTATACCCACCTGGCTGGCCGCCTGATTGCAGAGCTGCTGCGTGGCGATGCGGAGCGCTTCAATGCCTTCGCCAACCTGCCGCATTACCCGTTCCCGGGTGGCCGCACGTTCCGCATTCCGTTTACCGCAATGGGCGCGGCCTACTACAGTCTTCGCGATCGCCTTGGGGTTTAATTTGCCTTCGCTATTGTTCGAAAGACTCGGCCACGCTGAGGCTGACGAGCAATAACCCGACGCACGGAGCGATCCCCTCCGTGCGTTTTTTTATTCGCCAGCCAAAGCGTTATGGCCACTAAAACTTCACGTTGCGGCATATTAATCGAGGAAAAAATAAGGTGGCTTAAAGTAATTTACAGTCAATAACACCCAGATATTACCAGCCAGAATTTTTGAAAGTCTTCATCAATAACCCCCGCTATTCATTGCTTAAGCGGCAACGTAGCATGCAACGCATTCACCGACGACTCGCCTTATTAACTAAATTGAGAGACTCATTATGATGCGTAAACTGATTAACTCCGCCCTGGCCCTGACCGTATTGACCGCCCTTACCGGTACGGCTTTAGCCGCTACTGAAGTCCAGCAAACTGGCACCGGACCGAGCATTGGCACAGTATCAACCAGCGGGGCATACACCCTGGACCAGGCGATAAATCAACTTTCTGACAAAGCAGATAAAGCCGGTGCCACATCCTTTAAAGTGACTTCCGCTGGCGGGCAAAATAAACTTTATGCTACTGCAGAATTATTCAAATAAATAAAAGCTCGCGATGCGCGAGCTTTTATTTTTCTGACTGAATATTACAGTCGTCCTGTTTCCGTGGCGGCTGTATTTATTTGGACCGGCATCCCCGAACGCCTGT
It includes:
- a CDS encoding DUF1471 domain-containing protein; the protein is MMRKLINSALALTVLTALTGTALAATEVQQTGTGPSIGTVSTSGAYTLDQAINQLSDKADKAGATSFKVTSAGGQNKLYATAELFK
- a CDS encoding NAD(P)/FAD-dependent oxidoreductase, encoding MTEHTTSYYAASANQYEPFPQLNESVACDVCVVGGGYTGLSSALHLSEMGYDVVLLESARIGFGASGRNGGQLVNSYSRDIDVIERRYGPEAAKMLGSMMFEGGEIIRERIKRYQIDCDYRPGGLFVAMNHKQLETLEEQKANWERYGNTQLELLDASELKREVNSDRYVGALLDHSGGHIHPLNLAIGEANAIRLNGGRIFEQSPVTHIEHASPAIVSTEKGKVTAKYVIVAGNAYLGNKLEPELAKRSMPCGTQVLTTEPLGEELTRSLIPRNYCVEDCNYLLDYYRLTADNRLLYGGGVVYGARDPADIERLVMPNLLKTFPQLKGVKIDYSWTGNFLLTLSRLPQVGRLDKNIYYSQGCSGHGVTYTHLAGRLIAELLRGDAERFNAFANLPHYPFPGGRTFRIPFTAMGAAYYSLRDRLGV